The genome window CGGGAGGAGATAGAGCCTGTGACTCCCTGATTTTGACCGAGGTTAAGGAAAAATTGAAGAAATTCCAGGAACAGCGCCACAATCCCCAGACACCGCTACGGGAAATGGAATTTGTTGTTTTTGATCTGGAAACCACCGGGTTGTATCCCTTTAGCGGTGATACCATCACCTCTATCGGTGCTGTTCTAATCAAAAATGGTGAAATCTGCCCTGAACATTCCTTTCAGGAGCTGGTCAATCCCGGTCGTCCCATTCCACCGCTGGTCACCCAGATTACCGGTATCGATAATGAAATGGTGGCTGAGGCCGATGATTTTCTGACGGTCTTCAACCGTTTCCTTGACTTCTGCGGGAACCGGATGCTGATCGCCCATAATTCCGATTTTGACCTGGCTTTTATTAATATCCAGTTGAAAAAAGCTTTAAAAACCAAATTCAAGCCAGTTATCCTCGATACGGTAGTTCTGGCCATGGCCCTGCAGCCCTATCGCAGTTCCTATACCCTGGATAGCCTCTGTACCGCCTGGCAAATAAAAACCCCCCTGCGCCATACGGCACTGGGGGATGCGCTGATCACCAGCCGCTTGTTTTTGACTTTTCTGCAGGAATTTCAGCAACGGGGAATCAAAACCGTGGGTGACTTGCTCAGCCTCTTGCACTGGCGCAACCTGCTCTAGCCACTAAAACCCGGGGCCCCTTCCAGGCCCAGCAAATAGAGCTTGACCTCCAGTCCACCCCCATACCCAACCAGTGCCCCTGATTTGCCGATTACGCGGTGACAGGGGATGATGACGGGTATGGGGTTTCTGTTGTTGGCCTGTCCCACGGCCCTGACTGCTCGCGGTTTGCCGATATTGGTAGCGATCTCCTGGTAGGTTCGAGTTTCGCCATAGGGGATTTTCTGCAGTTCCTGCCAGACCTGCAGTTGGAATGGGCTACCACTTACATCCAGCGGCAGGTCAAATTGTTGCAGCTCTCCGGCAAAATAAGCGCCCAGCTGTTCTATTGCCTGCTGGTGGGCTTTGAGGTTGCGTTCCACCACTATCTCCTCAGTCCATTTCCGATTTAACCAGTTCAGTAAAGTAGCCTGTCCTTCTCCCGGCAAAACCAGGCGACAGAGCCCCTTTTCCGTACTGACCAGGACCAGCGGCCCAATGGGACTTAACATTTCTGACCAGCGTATGATTTCCATGCTCTGCCTCCTATGCTGAAGCAACTTCCGGCTGCACCTGGCTGCCATCGGGAATAACCAGCAGGGAATAATCCTGTCCGTATTGTTCTTCTACCTGCAGCAGTGCAGTCGGGATACTGTCAGCATAACGCATAAAGAGGCTCTCCGTCAACTCTTTTCCCAGATCTGAGATTAAAATTACCTGTTTTTCCTGTAAGACCCTGGCGATAGCATAGGCCTTGTGTCCGCCCAGGACAAACCCCTGTTCAAAACGGCGGAAAATATCTTCCAGAGTCTCTGCTTCCAGCATCCATTTTTCAAAAGTATGTTCGCCCAGTCCTTCCCTGCAGCGGGCCAGCAGGATGATGGTTCCGCCCGGCCGGGTGGCAGCTGCCGCTGCCTCCAGGGCCTTTTGGGCCTGGTAGAGATTGATGTCCTTGGGATGGCCACCGGCACTGACCAGCACCACATCAGCGGCCCGAGGTACTGTGACCATACTCATCTGGCGGCAGGTTTCCACTCCGGCCAGCCAGGCCTGTTCCAGGTCACCGGCCACTGCCTGCACGATTTCCTTTTTCTCATTGGTCACTACATTGAGGATAAAATCCACACCCACCAGGCGCGCGGCCTCCAGCATCAGCCAGTGGACCGGATTAGTGCGCCAGTTGCCGGCACAGGCGCGGGGATCGGTCATGAGGCTGTGATTGTACTGAATCAGATTGCGAGCTGCCACCCCGGGGAGAATGGATTTGCGGCCACCGGAGAACCCGGCGATATAATGCATGGTAATCAGGCCGGTGGTGATGATAAAATCCGCTTCAGCCACCAGACGGTTAATAACCAGCTCTTGTCCATCGGACAGGCGTCCGATGGCTACCAGATCCCGGTCACAGTCATGGCTAATGATATTAAAACGCCGGCAAATTTCTTCCCCAAAGCTGGCCCGATTTTCTTCTTCCGTATTGGCCCGGTGACTCCCGGTCGCCACCACCAGGGTCACCTGTTCATCCCCGATCCCGGCCCTTTCCAGCTCAGCTACCAGCGGTGGCAACATCACCTCATAGGGTGTGGGCCGGGTAACATCATTGACAACAATTACAACCTTTTGCGGCTGCCGCTCCCTGAGGAGCTCTGCCAGAGGCGAAGTTCCAATGGGCTCAGCCAGCGCCCGGCTGATCTCAGCTAGAGGATCACTCACTCCCGGCAAAGATCTGGGTGTAATAATCTGGCAATATCCCTTCGGATTCAGCTCAACCTGAAGTTTATCCTTTCCATAAGCCAGTTTTACTTCCAAGACAGTCCACCTGGTTCAAAAAACTTGACTGTTTTTATTTTCAGCCAAGTTGGCCCCCAGACCAGGATTTCGCCTCCTTTCCGAATACTTGATTTGCCCCCGC of Carboxydocella sporoproducens DSM 16521 contains these proteins:
- the larA gene encoding nickel-dependent lactate racemase, giving the protein MEVKLAYGKDKLQVELNPKGYCQIITPRSLPGVSDPLAEISRALAEPIGTSPLAELLRERQPQKVVIVVNDVTRPTPYEVMLPPLVAELERAGIGDEQVTLVVATGSHRANTEEENRASFGEEICRRFNIISHDCDRDLVAIGRLSDGQELVINRLVAEADFIITTGLITMHYIAGFSGGRKSILPGVAARNLIQYNHSLMTDPRACAGNWRTNPVHWLMLEAARLVGVDFILNVVTNEKKEIVQAVAGDLEQAWLAGVETCRQMSMVTVPRAADVVLVSAGGHPKDINLYQAQKALEAAAAATRPGGTIILLARCREGLGEHTFEKWMLEAETLEDIFRRFEQGFVLGGHKAYAIARVLQEKQVILISDLGKELTESLFMRYADSIPTALLQVEEQYGQDYSLLVIPDGSQVQPEVASA
- a CDS encoding methylated-DNA--[protein]-cysteine S-methyltransferase; this encodes MEIIRWSEMLSPIGPLVLVSTEKGLCRLVLPGEGQATLLNWLNRKWTEEIVVERNLKAHQQAIEQLGAYFAGELQQFDLPLDVSGSPFQLQVWQELQKIPYGETRTYQEIATNIGKPRAVRAVGQANNRNPIPVIIPCHRVIGKSGALVGYGGGLEVKLYLLGLEGAPGFSG
- a CDS encoding 3'-5' exonuclease — translated: MMLRAWLGRTSRLMGFETAGGDRACDSLILTEVKEKLKKFQEQRHNPQTPLREMEFVVFDLETTGLYPFSGDTITSIGAVLIKNGEICPEHSFQELVNPGRPIPPLVTQITGIDNEMVAEADDFLTVFNRFLDFCGNRMLIAHNSDFDLAFINIQLKKALKTKFKPVILDTVVLAMALQPYRSSYTLDSLCTAWQIKTPLRHTALGDALITSRLFLTFLQEFQQRGIKTVGDLLSLLHWRNLL